A single region of the Sulfurospirillum arsenophilum NBRC 109478 genome encodes:
- the rplR gene encoding 50S ribosomal protein L18, with protein MRANILKRKLALRVKRKKRVRADISGTSERPRVSLFKSNRFMYAQAIDDVNGVTLASVDGKKLGFNASKASATEVAKVFAETLKAKNLTKVVYDRNGYLYHGVVAAFADGLRANGIVL; from the coding sequence ATGAGAGCAAATATTTTAAAACGAAAGCTTGCACTAAGAGTAAAACGTAAAAAAAGAGTAAGAGCAGATATTTCTGGTACGAGTGAAAGACCAAGAGTATCTTTATTCAAATCAAACAGATTTATGTATGCGCAAGCGATTGATGATGTTAATGGCGTTACTTTGGCAAGTGTAGATGGCAAAAAATTAGGGTTCAATGCTAGCAAAGCGAGTGCAACAGAAGTTGCAAAAGTTTTTGCGGAGACGCTCAAGGCTAAGAATTTGACTAAAGTTGTCTATGATAGAAATGGTTATTTGTATCATGGTGTAGTTGCTGCTTTTGCAGATGGCCTTAGAGCAAACGGCATAGTGCTATAA
- the rpsE gene encoding 30S ribosomal protein S5, whose product MEKYNREEFEEVIVNIGRVTKVVKGGRRFRFTALVVVGNKKGLVGYGFGKAKEVPDAIRKAVDDAFKNIVKVNIKGSTIAHDVEVKFNASRIILKPASDGTGVIAGGATRPVVELAGIKDILTKSLGSNNASNVVRATIKALSMIKS is encoded by the coding sequence ATGGAAAAATACAACAGAGAAGAGTTTGAAGAAGTCATCGTTAACATTGGCCGCGTAACAAAAGTTGTTAAAGGCGGTAGACGTTTTAGATTTACAGCGCTTGTTGTCGTTGGAAATAAAAAAGGTCTTGTTGGCTATGGTTTTGGTAAAGCTAAAGAGGTTCCTGATGCTATTAGAAAAGCAGTTGATGATGCATTTAAAAACATTGTCAAAGTGAATATCAAAGGTTCAACAATCGCTCATGATGTTGAAGTTAAATTTAATGCAAGTCGTATTATTCTTAAACCAGCCAGTGATGGTACCGGCGTAATTGCTGGTGGTGCAACTCGCCCCGTCGTTGAACTTGCAGGTATTAAAGATATTTTGACAAAGTCATTGGGTTCAAACAATGCTTCTAACGTGGTAAGAGCAACAATTAAAGCTCTTAGCATGATTAAAAGCTAA
- the rplO gene encoding 50S ribosomal protein L15: MALDNLTPAENSTKKIKRVGRGQGSGMGKTASRGNNGQKSRTGYKRKRGFEGGQQPLQRRLPKIGFTSKIEKPYIINVDKIKAVTELAEITVDKIREVHKMASTVVKVKLIGAGAKALTAKIKDENVVFTGMSK, translated from the coding sequence ATGGCATTAGATAATCTTACACCAGCAGAAAACTCTACCAAAAAGATCAAACGCGTAGGTCGTGGTCAAGGTAGTGGTATGGGTAAAACTGCAAGCCGTGGTAATAACGGTCAAAAATCTCGTACAGGTTACAAACGTAAAAGAGGTTTTGAAGGTGGTCAACAACCACTTCAAAGAAGATTACCAAAAATTGGTTTTACTTCTAAAATTGAAAAACCTTATATTATCAACGTCGATAAAATTAAAGCAGTTACAGAACTTGCTGAAATTACAGTTGATAAAATTCGTGAAGTACATAAAATGGCAAGTACAGTTGTTAAAGTGAAATTGATTGGTGCAGGCGCAAAAGCGTTAACTGCTAAAATCAAAGACGAAAACGTCGTTTTTACTGGAATGAGTAAATGA
- the secY gene encoding preprotein translocase subunit SecY, whose translation MSQDLTKKILVTLGFIFAYRILAYVPVPGVNIAVIKEFFDSNSSNALGMFNMFSGNAAQRLSIISLGIMPYITASIIMELLAATFPTLGKMKKERDGMVKYMQIIRYATIVITIVQAIGVSVGLGGLSGRAGESAIMIDMTTFTAIAAASMLTGTMLLMWIGEQITQRGIGNGISLIIFAGIVSGIPSAIGGTINLVNTGELNFLVVIGILAVILATVGSIIYVEMGERRIPISYSRKVVLQNQHKRIMNYVPIKMNLSGVIPPIFASAILMFPSTIMQASTNPIVQSIHDFLNPNSYVFNVLTFLFVIFFAYFYASIVFNAKDISENLKKQGGFIPGVRPGESTALFLNEVAGRLTLWGSIYLGLISTLPWVLVKVMGVPFYFGGTAVLIVVQVALDTMRKIEAQMYMNKYETLSAVGL comes from the coding sequence ATGAGTCAAGATCTTACGAAGAAGATCTTAGTTACATTAGGCTTTATATTTGCATACAGGATACTGGCATACGTGCCAGTTCCTGGTGTCAATATAGCTGTAATTAAAGAGTTCTTCGACTCCAATAGCTCAAATGCCCTTGGAATGTTTAATATGTTCAGCGGTAACGCTGCACAACGTCTTAGTATCATATCGTTAGGTATTATGCCTTACATCACCGCGTCTATTATTATGGAACTTCTTGCAGCAACTTTCCCAACACTTGGTAAAATGAAAAAAGAACGTGATGGAATGGTGAAATACATGCAGATCATTCGATATGCAACGATTGTTATTACGATTGTACAAGCCATTGGTGTTTCCGTTGGTCTTGGAGGGTTAAGTGGTCGCGCAGGCGAGAGTGCTATTATGATCGATATGACAACCTTTACAGCTATTGCAGCTGCTAGTATGCTTACTGGAACCATGTTACTCATGTGGATTGGTGAGCAGATTACACAGCGCGGTATTGGTAATGGTATCAGTTTGATTATTTTTGCAGGTATCGTTTCAGGAATTCCTAGTGCGATTGGCGGAACCATTAACCTTGTCAATACGGGAGAGTTAAATTTCCTTGTTGTCATTGGTATTTTAGCCGTTATTTTAGCGACGGTTGGTTCTATTATTTATGTTGAGATGGGTGAGCGTCGTATTCCGATTTCATACTCGCGAAAAGTCGTACTTCAAAATCAACACAAACGTATTATGAACTATGTGCCTATTAAAATGAATCTTAGTGGTGTTATTCCTCCTATTTTTGCAAGTGCAATTTTGATGTTTCCATCAACAATTATGCAAGCAAGTACAAACCCTATTGTTCAATCCATTCATGATTTTCTCAACCCAAATAGCTATGTTTTTAACGTGCTTACATTCTTGTTTGTTATTTTCTTTGCGTATTTTTATGCATCGATTGTTTTCAATGCAAAAGATATCTCTGAGAATCTTAAAAAACAAGGTGGCTTTATTCCCGGTGTTAGACCAGGAGAGAGCACAGCACTCTTTTTAAATGAAGTAGCGGGTAGATTAACCCTTTGGGGATCAATCTATCTAGGACTTATCTCGACGCTTCCATGGGTTTTGGTAAAAGTGATGGGTGTACCATTCTACTTTGGTGGAACAGCTGTATTGATTGTTGTGCAAGTTGCACTCGATACAATGCGTAAAATTGAAGCACAGATGTACATGAATAAATATGAAACACTTAGTGCTGTAGGACTTTAA
- the map gene encoding type I methionyl aminopeptidase has product MAITIKKAQEIAKLSVANKIVAQTLEYLTCNVHPGLSLKELNAMGESYIHSLGARPAFKGLYGFPAGVCTSVNEVIIHGIPTDYCLKEGDIVGLDIGTEVDGWYGDSAVTIGVGKISKSDESLIACAKDALYFAIDFIQPEMRFKELSHAIEQFILQKGYVPLRGFCGHGIGRKPHEEPELPNYLEGINPKSGPKIKNGMVFCIEPMICHKDGTPKILDDKWSVVSADGLRGSHYEHTVAIVDGKVEILSLS; this is encoded by the coding sequence ATGGCAATTACCATCAAAAAAGCTCAAGAGATAGCAAAACTTTCTGTTGCTAATAAGATTGTTGCCCAAACGTTAGAGTATCTTACATGTAATGTTCATCCAGGGCTTAGCTTGAAAGAGCTGAATGCCATGGGTGAATCTTACATTCATAGTCTTGGCGCACGTCCTGCATTTAAAGGGCTTTATGGTTTTCCTGCAGGTGTATGTACTTCTGTCAATGAAGTGATTATTCATGGTATTCCTACAGACTATTGCCTTAAAGAAGGTGATATTGTAGGTCTCGATATTGGTACAGAAGTGGATGGTTGGTATGGTGATTCTGCAGTAACCATTGGTGTTGGAAAAATATCAAAAAGTGATGAGAGCTTAATTGCTTGCGCAAAAGATGCGCTTTACTTCGCAATTGATTTTATTCAACCTGAAATGCGTTTTAAAGAATTAAGCCACGCTATTGAGCAATTTATTCTTCAAAAAGGGTATGTTCCTCTGCGTGGATTTTGTGGGCATGGCATTGGTAGAAAGCCTCATGAAGAGCCAGAACTTCCAAATTATTTAGAAGGGATTAACCCTAAAAGTGGTCCTAAAATCAAAAATGGTATGGTGTTTTGTATTGAGCCAATGATTTGTCATAAAGATGGCACGCCTAAAATTTTAGACGATAAGTGGTCTGTTGTTTCAGCAGATGGGTTAAGAGGAAGCCACTATGAGCACACAGTTGCAATAGTAGATGGTAAAGTAGAAATTTTGTCTCTATCTTGA
- the infA gene encoding translation initiation factor IF-1, protein MAKDDVIEIDGKVIEALPNATFKVEVQNSHVILCHIAGKMRMHYIKIMPGDTVKVELTPYSLDKGRITYRYK, encoded by the coding sequence ATGGCAAAAGATGACGTGATTGAAATTGATGGAAAAGTGATAGAAGCACTTCCCAACGCAACCTTTAAAGTTGAAGTACAAAATAGCCATGTGATTTTGTGTCACATTGCAGGAAAAATGAGAATGCATTATATTAAGATAATGCCCGGAGATACCGTAAAAGTTGAGTTAACACCGTATAGTTTGGATAAAGGGCGTATAACTTATAGGTATAAGTAA
- the rpmJ gene encoding 50S ribosomal protein L36, whose product MKVRPSVKKMCDKCKVIKRKGIVRVICVNPKHKQRQG is encoded by the coding sequence ATGAAAGTACGACCTTCTGTAAAGAAGATGTGCGATAAGTGCAAAGTGATTAAACGAAAAGGTATCGTTAGAGTCATTTGCGTAAATCCAAAACACAAACAGAGACAAGGATAA
- the rpsM gene encoding 30S ribosomal protein S13: MARIAGVDLPMKKRVEYGLTYIYGIGLTSSRAILTATGISFDKRVHELSEDEVASIRKEIQAGFQVEGDLRKKVAMDIKALMDMGSYRGLRHRKGLPVRGQKTKTNARTRKGKKRTVGAKAK; the protein is encoded by the coding sequence ATGGCAAGGATTGCAGGTGTAGACCTTCCAATGAAAAAGAGAGTAGAGTATGGTTTAACATACATCTACGGTATAGGTTTGACAAGTTCTAGAGCTATTTTAACAGCAACTGGAATTTCGTTTGATAAAAGAGTTCATGAGCTAAGTGAAGATGAAGTTGCTTCGATTCGTAAAGAGATCCAAGCTGGATTTCAAGTAGAAGGTGATCTTCGTAAAAAAGTGGCTATGGATATTAAAGCTTTGATGGATATGGGAAGCTATAGAGGTCTTAGACACAGAAAAGGCTTGCCAGTTCGTGGACAAAAAACAAAAACGAATGCGCGTACCCGAAAAGGTAAAAAACGTACCGTTGGCGCTAAAGCTAAATAA
- the rpsK gene encoding 30S ribosomal protein S11 — MAKRKVVRKKVVKKNIAKGIIYISATFNNTVVTVTDEMGNVIAWSSAGSLGFKGSKKSTPYAAQQAVEDALTKAKEHGLKEIGIKVQGPGSGRETAVKSAGTTEGIKVSFLKDITPLPHNGCRPPKRRRV; from the coding sequence ATGGCAAAAAGAAAAGTAGTACGTAAAAAAGTTGTTAAGAAAAATATTGCAAAAGGTATCATTTATATCTCTGCAACATTTAATAACACTGTCGTAACTGTAACTGATGAGATGGGAAATGTTATTGCTTGGAGCAGTGCAGGTAGTTTGGGCTTTAAGGGTAGTAAAAAATCTACTCCTTATGCAGCACAACAAGCCGTAGAAGATGCATTGACTAAAGCAAAAGAGCATGGTCTCAAAGAAATCGGTATTAAAGTTCAAGGCCCGGGCAGTGGTCGCGAGACAGCGGTAAAAAGTGCTGGTACAACAGAAGGTATTAAAGTGTCTTTCCTAAAAGATATTACACCTCTTCCACACAACGGCTGTAGACCTCCAAAAAGAAGAAGAGTTTAA
- the rpsD gene encoding 30S ribosomal protein S4, with amino-acid sequence MARYRGPVEKLERRLGVSLALKGERRLAGKSALDKRPYAPGQHGQRRSKISEYGLQLREKQKAKFMYGVSEKQFRRIFDEAARKEGNTGINLVLLIERRLDNVVYRMGFATTRRFARQLVTHGHILVNGSRVDIPSYVVRAGDKVEVCEKSKNNPQVKRALELTQQTGIAPWVDVEREKAMGIFTRIPEREEVVIPVEERLIVELYSK; translated from the coding sequence ATGGCAAGATATAGAGGACCAGTCGAAAAGCTCGAGAGAAGACTTGGTGTCAGCTTAGCCCTTAAAGGTGAGCGCAGACTTGCTGGTAAAAGCGCATTAGATAAGCGACCATATGCACCAGGTCAACACGGACAAAGAAGATCAAAAATTAGTGAGTATGGACTCCAATTAAGAGAGAAACAGAAAGCTAAATTTATGTATGGAGTTTCTGAAAAACAATTCAGACGTATATTTGACGAAGCAGCTCGTAAAGAAGGAAATACAGGTATTAACCTTGTTCTTCTTATCGAAAGAAGACTTGATAATGTTGTTTACCGTATGGGATTTGCAACAACAAGAAGATTTGCACGTCAATTAGTCACACATGGACACATTTTAGTGAATGGCAGCAGAGTTGACATTCCTTCATATGTTGTACGTGCTGGCGATAAAGTAGAGGTTTGTGAAAAATCTAAAAACAACCCACAAGTAAAAAGAGCTCTTGAATTAACACAACAAACTGGTATTGCACCATGGGTTGATGTTGAAAGAGAAAAAGCAATGGGTATTTTTACACGCATCCCTGAGAGAGAAGAAGTAGTTATTCCGGTTGAAGAAAGATTAATCGTTGAGCTATACTCTAAATAA
- a CDS encoding DNA-directed RNA polymerase subunit alpha, whose amino-acid sequence MKKINTSAYMPTEIEVENIAANKVQISAYPFESGFAVTLAHPLRRLLLSSTVGSAPTAVKIEGVTHEFDSMRGMLEDVALFIINLKNIRFKIKGDEKRVEVNYSFTGPKEIKGSDLANAQIEIVTPDAYLATINEDAEFNFSLILEKGIGYVPSENIRGLVGEDYIALDAFFTPVKRAVYDIENVLVEDNPNYEKIVFTIETDGLVSPIEAFKNSLEAMYAQMSVFNGILDIAVAPKSESSNENVEFGKLLQSIEELNLSARSFNCLDRAEVKFIGELALMSELELKNLKNLGKKSLEEIRQVMEESGYPVGYNFSDETASLLKKKIEDLKSEANEG is encoded by the coding sequence ATGAAAAAAATCAATACATCAGCTTACATGCCAACTGAAATTGAGGTAGAGAATATTGCGGCAAACAAGGTTCAAATTAGTGCATATCCTTTTGAATCTGGTTTTGCGGTAACATTGGCGCATCCTTTACGAAGATTGCTTTTAAGCAGTACAGTAGGATCTGCCCCAACGGCTGTAAAGATTGAAGGCGTAACCCATGAATTTGATAGCATGCGTGGTATGCTTGAAGATGTTGCTCTTTTCATCATTAACCTTAAAAATATTCGTTTCAAAATCAAGGGCGATGAGAAACGTGTAGAGGTTAACTACTCATTTACTGGACCAAAAGAGATTAAGGGAAGTGATTTAGCGAATGCACAAATTGAGATTGTTACACCAGATGCATATTTGGCGACAATCAATGAAGATGCAGAATTCAACTTCTCTTTAATCCTTGAAAAAGGAATCGGCTATGTTCCAAGTGAGAACATTAGAGGTTTGGTCGGAGAAGATTATATTGCACTTGATGCTTTCTTTACACCTGTAAAAAGAGCTGTGTACGATATTGAGAATGTTTTGGTTGAAGACAATCCTAACTATGAGAAAATTGTTTTCACAATCGAAACAGATGGACTTGTTTCTCCAATCGAAGCTTTTAAAAATTCACTTGAAGCAATGTATGCTCAAATGTCAGTATTTAATGGCATTTTGGATATTGCAGTGGCTCCAAAAAGTGAGAGTTCTAATGAGAACGTGGAGTTTGGAAAGCTATTACAGAGTATTGAAGAGTTAAATCTGAGTGCTCGTAGCTTCAACTGTTTAGATAGAGCCGAGGTTAAATTTATTGGCGAACTTGCTCTTATGAGCGAGCTAGAACTTAAGAACCTCAAAAATCTAGGCAAAAAATCGTTAGAAGAGATCAGACAAGTTATGGAAGAGAGTGGTTATCCTGTCGGATATAATTTCTCTGACGAGACAGCAAGTTTGCTCAAGAAAAAAATTGAAGATTTAAAATCTGAAGCCAACGAGGGTTAA
- the rplQ gene encoding 50S ribosomal protein L17, protein MRHKHGYRKLGRTSSHRAALLKNMAIAVIKYEKIETTLPKAKELRGFVEKLITKAGVGGDHAHKTVFAALQDKECTKKLVNEIAPKYVERNGGYTRIIKTRIRKGDAAPMAFLELV, encoded by the coding sequence ATGAGACATAAGCACGGATACAGAAAGCTTGGTCGTACTTCATCACACAGAGCAGCGTTGTTGAAGAACATGGCTATAGCGGTCATTAAATATGAAAAAATCGAGACAACACTTCCTAAAGCAAAAGAGCTTAGAGGTTTTGTTGAGAAGTTGATTACTAAAGCTGGAGTTGGTGGCGATCATGCTCACAAAACAGTTTTTGCGGCGCTTCAAGATAAAGAGTGTACAAAAAAATTGGTCAACGAGATCGCACCTAAATATGTTGAGAGAAATGGCGGTTACACCCGTATTATTAAAACACGTATTAGAAAAGGCGACGCAGCGCCTATGGCGTTTTTAGAGCTCGTCTAA
- a CDS encoding NifU family protein yields MIPFSDDELLPVVEKSLEKIKPMLALDGGGLTLLGIKGGRVFVQLQGACQGCASSGQTLKYGIERQLRIDIHPELEVVNILPGMEYEFEAVGE; encoded by the coding sequence ATGATACCATTTAGTGATGACGAGTTGCTTCCCGTTGTTGAAAAATCACTTGAAAAAATTAAGCCAATGCTTGCATTAGACGGCGGTGGACTAACATTATTAGGCATTAAAGGCGGACGTGTTTTTGTTCAGCTTCAAGGTGCATGTCAAGGTTGTGCATCCAGTGGTCAGACACTTAAATATGGAATAGAGAGACAATTAAGAATTGATATCCATCCTGAACTTGAAGTTGTAAATATTTTACCAGGTATGGAGTATGAATTTGAAGCAGTGGGAGAGTAA
- a CDS encoding UDP-N-acetylmuramoyl-L-alanyl-D-glutamate--2,6-diaminopimelate ligase: protein MKIELKNHAPFLHVTDNSNECDAFSIFVMSDQNAMYKQSAIDHGCTKIISPKECLELLGINGAIKIIGITGTNGKTTTAAAIYSILLDLGKKVGLQGTRGCFINDVRIEDKSLTTPPILQTIKNLKMAMDAGCEYFVMEVSSHAIVQNRIDGLSFALKILTNVTQDHLDFHKTIDEYIAVKSRFFEDESLKLINKDESKIRFNRTNAMSYGIEHPATYKILAYSLKEGISAAVAKIEKVYEFESSLHGFFNLYNILAAISAVDMLGVSPMEAICEAVGHFGGVEGRMEVVSSDPLVIVDFAHTPDGMEKVLDSMKERDLVVVFGAGGDRDRTKRPKMGAMAERFAKKIVVTSDNPRSEDPQSIINEILTGMHPKEHLHVETDRHKAIEKALMMQEKNEVLLILGKGDETYQEIQGKKFPFDDRKVVRNIIAQWAKQK from the coding sequence TTGAAAATAGAACTCAAAAACCATGCTCCATTTTTACATGTAACGGATAATTCAAATGAATGTGACGCTTTTAGTATCTTTGTTATGAGTGATCAAAATGCTATGTATAAGCAAAGTGCTATTGATCATGGCTGTACTAAAATCATCTCACCTAAAGAGTGTTTAGAGCTGCTAGGCATTAATGGTGCCATTAAAATTATCGGGATTACGGGTACAAATGGTAAAACAACAACAGCTGCTGCTATATACTCCATATTGCTTGATTTAGGTAAAAAGGTAGGTTTGCAAGGAACGCGAGGTTGTTTTATTAACGATGTTCGCATTGAAGACAAGAGCCTAACAACACCTCCTATTTTACAAACCATTAAAAATCTTAAAATGGCAATGGACGCGGGATGTGAGTACTTCGTTATGGAAGTGAGTTCCCATGCGATTGTTCAAAATCGTATTGATGGGCTCTCTTTCGCATTGAAAATTTTGACCAATGTGACGCAAGATCATCTTGATTTTCACAAAACGATTGATGAATATATTGCCGTAAAAAGTCGCTTTTTCGAAGATGAGAGTTTAAAACTCATCAACAAAGATGAGAGTAAAATTCGTTTTAATCGTACCAATGCAATGAGTTATGGCATTGAGCATCCTGCAACCTATAAAATTCTTGCCTATTCGCTTAAAGAAGGTATTAGTGCAGCGGTTGCAAAAATTGAAAAAGTGTACGAATTTGAGTCATCTTTACATGGCTTTTTTAACCTCTACAACATTCTTGCTGCGATTAGCGCTGTTGATATGTTAGGTGTTTCCCCTATGGAGGCTATTTGTGAAGCGGTAGGGCACTTTGGCGGTGTAGAAGGTCGTATGGAAGTGGTCAGCAGTGATCCTTTGGTTATCGTTGATTTCGCCCACACACCTGATGGTATGGAGAAGGTGCTTGATAGTATGAAAGAGCGCGATCTTGTGGTGGTTTTTGGAGCAGGAGGCGATAGAGATCGGACTAAGCGACCTAAAATGGGAGCCATGGCTGAACGCTTTGCTAAAAAGATCGTCGTGACCAGTGATAACCCTCGTTCAGAAGACCCGCAAAGTATTATTAATGAAATTTTGACTGGAATGCACCCCAAAGAGCATTTACATGTAGAAACAGATCGCCATAAAGCGATTGAAAAAGCACTGATGATGCAAGAAAAAAATGAGGTACTTTTAATTCTTGGCAAAGGTGATGAAACCTATCAAGAGATTCAAGGTAAAAAGTTTCCTTTCGATGATCGAAAAGTCGTTCGAAATATCATCGCTCAATGGGCTAAGCAAAAATAG